A genomic stretch from Colwellia sp. Arc7-635 includes:
- the hutH gene encoding histidine ammonia-lyase, whose translation MNFKYGIDHLDLDIVNGIANGSIQAELCQEALDNINVSRQRVEKMAASDKAVYGINTGCGPLCDTQITPEETNLLQTNLLITHAVGVGEPIAKEISKLMLITKVHALSKGFSGIRLETVERMLAFIALDLIPVVPEQGSVGASGDLAPLSHLFLPLLGEGEFWQSNAGQPDSIVPAAQVLKEHDLAPMELHAKEGLALINGTQFILSHAITGLTKMRYLLDLADLTGAMSIEGMQGSQSPFREELHATRPFPGNVEVASRMRKFFTGSENMSSHTNCDRVQDPYSLRCIPQVHGASRNAFNHLNQLAEIEMNSVTDNPIVISSEEAISGGNFHGQPLAMVLDYASIASAELGNISDRRCYLLLEGLHGLPRLLTASGGLNSGMMIPQYTTAALVTENKSLCFPPSADSVPTSMGQEDHVSMGSISSRQFNQILGNLEKILAIELMYAAQAIEFRRPNKCAEIIEKNFQVIRAKVAKLEEDRLLKPDIDAMIALVRSQAFTVSFTA comes from the coding sequence ATGAATTTTAAATACGGTATCGACCATCTAGATCTTGATATTGTTAACGGTATTGCCAACGGCAGTATCCAAGCAGAACTTTGCCAAGAAGCTTTGGATAACATTAATGTTAGCCGTCAAAGAGTTGAAAAAATGGCGGCTTCAGATAAAGCCGTATATGGTATTAATACAGGGTGTGGCCCGTTATGTGATACACAAATCACCCCTGAAGAAACCAACTTACTACAAACTAATTTACTGATCACGCATGCCGTAGGTGTTGGTGAGCCGATAGCTAAAGAAATTTCAAAATTAATGCTGATCACTAAAGTACACGCATTAAGCAAAGGTTTTTCAGGTATACGGCTAGAAACCGTTGAAAGAATGTTAGCATTTATTGCCTTAGACCTAATCCCTGTGGTACCAGAGCAAGGCTCAGTTGGCGCATCAGGTGATTTAGCCCCGCTTTCACATTTATTTTTACCTTTACTCGGGGAAGGTGAATTTTGGCAAAGTAACGCCGGACAACCTGACTCGATAGTACCTGCAGCACAAGTATTAAAAGAGCACGATTTAGCGCCAATGGAATTACATGCTAAAGAAGGTTTAGCGTTAATTAACGGCACACAGTTTATCTTATCGCATGCGATCACTGGCTTAACTAAGATGCGTTATTTGTTAGATTTAGCTGACTTAACGGGTGCGATGAGTATCGAAGGTATGCAAGGCAGTCAATCACCGTTTAGAGAAGAACTGCACGCGACTCGTCCATTTCCTGGCAATGTTGAAGTCGCCTCGCGTATGCGTAAGTTTTTTACTGGCTCTGAAAATATGTCATCGCACACCAACTGCGATCGTGTACAAGACCCATATTCACTAAGATGTATTCCACAAGTACATGGCGCCTCAAGAAACGCTTTTAACCATTTAAATCAATTGGCAGAAATTGAAATGAACTCTGTCACTGATAACCCTATTGTTATTAGTAGCGAAGAAGCAATTTCTGGTGGTAACTTCCACGGCCAACCGTTAGCTATGGTACTTGACTATGCGTCTATTGCCTCTGCTGAGTTAGGTAATATTTCGGACCGTCGTTGTTATTTATTGCTGGAAGGTTTACATGGTTTACCTCGCCTATTAACCGCTTCAGGCGGCCTAAATTCAGGCATGATGATCCCTCAATATACAACAGCAGCGTTAGTGACCGAAAACAAATCGCTTTGTTTTCCACCTTCTGCTGATAGTGTTCCAACATCAATGGGGCAAGAAGATCATGTTTCTATGGGCAGTATTTCAAGTCGACAGTTCAATCAGATATTAGGCAATTTAGAGAAAATCTTAGCGATTGAATTGATGTATGCCGCGCAGGCCATCGAGTTTAGACGTCCTAATAAATGTGCAGAGATTATAGAAAAGAACTTTCAAGTGATCCGAGCGAAAGTAGCAAAACTTGAAGAAGACAGACTACTAAAGCCTGATATTGATGCCATGATCGCCTTAGTCCGCTCACAAGCATTTACCGTTAGCTTTACTGCATAA
- the hutC gene encoding histidine utilization repressor, whose product MTQVKTAKYSVIKQYICEKIESGQWLEHSKVPSENELTEQFSVSRMTARRALQELTEQGLLVRSQGSGTFVATFKSQSSLLEIRNIADEIHDRGHQYHAEQLTLESVQVNDEVAILLALKKGESAFYSSVLHFENNAPIQLEQRFVNPKLIPHYLEQDFTQITPHEYLSSEAPLTEATHEVEAVLAKDEINQLLAINNTTPCLQVKRRTWSSQGVVSLAILTAPGNKYRLGSHLVF is encoded by the coding sequence ATGACACAAGTAAAAACCGCAAAATATAGTGTTATCAAACAGTATATTTGTGAAAAAATAGAATCAGGCCAGTGGCTCGAACATAGTAAAGTCCCTTCTGAAAACGAGCTAACAGAGCAGTTTTCAGTGAGTCGCATGACCGCACGTCGTGCTTTACAAGAACTCACAGAGCAAGGTTTATTAGTGCGCTCTCAAGGTTCAGGTACCTTTGTTGCCACTTTTAAGTCGCAATCTTCACTATTAGAAATTCGTAATATTGCTGATGAAATACACGACCGTGGACACCAGTATCATGCTGAACAACTCACCTTAGAAAGTGTGCAAGTAAACGATGAAGTTGCGATACTTCTTGCACTAAAAAAAGGCGAAAGTGCTTTCTATTCAAGCGTACTTCACTTTGAGAATAATGCCCCGATACAACTAGAGCAACGTTTTGTAAATCCCAAGTTGATTCCGCATTACCTTGAACAAGACTTTACTCAAATAACACCCCATGAATATTTATCATCTGAAGCGCCATTAACTGAAGCAACTCATGAAGTTGAGGCAGTTCTCGCTAAAGATGAGATCAACCAATTATTGGCAATTAACAACACGACTCCTTGTTTACAAGTTAAGCGTCGTACTTGGTCGAGCCAAGGTGTTGTTAGCTTAGCCATATTAACGGCACCCGGTAATAAGTACCGCTTAGGTAGCCATTTAGTCTTTTAG
- the hutI gene encoding imidazolonepropionase, with amino-acid sequence MVSTNTKHWQTLWTNVNLATMTAGAESYAAIEHGAIAIANGKIAWLGTQAELPTFDAEIVTVIDGKGAWLTPGLVDCHTHIVYGGNRANEFEMRLEGKSYAEIANAGGGIVSTVKATRAASEDELFNSALKRLTTLHQQGVTTIEIKSGYGLDTINEIKMLNVAGKLGQTLPVTVQRTFLGAHALPIEYKDRADDYIALVCEEMIPQIASNKLADAVDVFCEGIGFSLAQTEKVFAAAKVHGLPIKVHAEQLSNLGGTELAAYYQALSSDHVEFLDEAGVVAMKAADMTAVLLPGAFYFLRETQLPPMELLRKHGVSMAIATDANPGSSPINSLQLMLNMACTLFRLTPVEALAGVTCNGAKALGLSSKKGQLTVGYDADIACWDINQPAELCYQFGVNPLRHLMQAGKIVI; translated from the coding sequence ATGGTATCGACGAACACAAAGCACTGGCAAACCCTCTGGACCAATGTCAACTTAGCCACTATGACCGCTGGCGCAGAAAGTTACGCCGCAATCGAGCATGGTGCAATCGCCATTGCTAATGGCAAAATTGCTTGGTTAGGCACGCAAGCTGAACTGCCAACATTTGATGCAGAAATAGTGACTGTTATTGACGGAAAAGGCGCTTGGCTAACACCAGGTTTGGTCGATTGTCATACCCATATTGTTTACGGTGGCAACCGCGCGAATGAATTTGAAATGCGCCTTGAAGGCAAAAGCTATGCAGAAATAGCTAATGCTGGTGGTGGCATTGTTTCAACAGTTAAAGCGACACGTGCTGCTAGCGAAGATGAATTGTTTAATAGCGCACTAAAGCGCTTAACCACGCTACATCAGCAAGGTGTAACCACCATTGAAATTAAGTCGGGCTATGGTTTAGACACAATAAATGAAATTAAAATGCTTAATGTTGCTGGTAAATTAGGGCAAACGTTACCGGTGACAGTACAACGAACATTTCTAGGGGCACATGCGCTGCCGATTGAATATAAAGACCGTGCAGATGATTACATAGCGTTAGTTTGTGAAGAAATGATCCCGCAAATTGCCAGCAATAAATTAGCCGATGCCGTGGATGTTTTCTGTGAAGGCATTGGCTTTAGCTTAGCGCAAACCGAAAAAGTATTTGCGGCGGCGAAAGTGCATGGATTACCGATTAAAGTCCATGCTGAGCAGTTGTCTAACTTAGGTGGCACTGAATTAGCCGCGTATTATCAAGCACTCTCTTCTGATCATGTTGAGTTTTTAGATGAAGCTGGCGTTGTTGCCATGAAAGCGGCGGATATGACGGCAGTATTGTTACCGGGCGCTTTTTACTTCCTGCGTGAAACCCAATTACCGCCTATGGAGCTATTACGTAAGCATGGTGTGAGTATGGCCATTGCTACAGATGCTAATCCAGGTTCTTCACCGATAAACTCCTTGCAGTTGATGTTAAATATGGCGTGCACGCTATTTAGGTTAACACCGGTTGAAGCACTTGCTGGCGTAACATGTAACGGCGCTAAAGCATTAGGATTATCAAGTAAGAAAGGGCAGTTGACCGTCGGTTATGATGCTGATATTGCTTGTTGGGATATTAATCAACCAGCAGAATTATGTTACCAGTTCGGCGTGAATCCATTAAGGCATTTAATGCAAGCGGGTAAAATAGTTATCTAA
- the rraA gene encoding ribonuclease E activity regulator RraA has translation MEYNTSELCDIYTDLIDVLEPVFSNYGGRSSFGGKVVTVKCFENNGLIAELVDTDGTGKVLVIDGGGSTRRALINISIAEQAAKNNWEGIICYGSVRDVDALEDVDIGIQGLLSIPVGASPSDIGDSDLAINFAGVTFLPDDHIYADNTGVILSPDPLDIE, from the coding sequence ATGGAATACAACACTTCAGAATTATGTGATATTTACACTGATTTAATCGATGTACTTGAGCCAGTATTTAGCAATTATGGCGGGCGAAGCTCATTTGGTGGAAAAGTCGTGACGGTAAAATGTTTCGAAAATAACGGTTTAATTGCAGAGCTTGTCGACACAGATGGTACTGGCAAAGTCTTAGTTATTGACGGCGGTGGTTCAACACGCAGAGCACTGATTAATATAAGCATTGCTGAACAAGCCGCTAAGAATAATTGGGAAGGTATTATTTGCTATGGTAGCGTTAGAGACGTTGATGCCTTAGAAGATGTTGATATTGGTATTCAAGGCTTATTATCAATACCTGTTGGTGCAAGTCCTAGCGATATTGGTGACAGCGATTTAGCAATAAATTTTGCTGGAGTAACATTTTTACCTGATGACCATATTTATGCTGACAATACCGGCGTAATTTTATCTCCAGACCCGTTAGATATTGAATAA
- a CDS encoding bifunctional diguanylate cyclase/phosphodiesterase — MVDLAFTQSLIYSTETLIFSILALFLLAYYRGLGRQYVKFWMFSLSALAVNQLALTCQSIFSEQEIGSSIDITIAVVRQVSNYLHLLFLLAGVYAATKQEDFPPKILSVGIFSAVTLGVVASLMYGFDSQSVFNRFYLRESLSAFIFGCGFIATAFYLYSSDVEHFSGKVLLVFCTFVGVRFISYSFASIVSLTEDWFRYVTECLIYIDIGLNSILGFIILIWMQGSERNVAATAINRAKYLGKHDPLTGVLNREQVLEKLTNEMQEAEDSTQKLCVYLLDIKRFKFVNDTYGLKIGDLILGEIARRLNSSLLKPKVVGRLSGDSFMYVVDYTDEQQKFTVAEHIHALIARPYQVSQQEVHLQCSVGHCDFPGDADNADDLLQKANLALFQAESHNIQTVKYETGMQSQGRHLLAMEKEIRNAIIKKEFVLHFQPQLNLKNNRLESAEVLVRWQHPEKGLLAPGQFFDDIEALNLFSELDNYVLEQTCQTIAKWYQTYKRRVPLAINITAVEFQAHNFVSNIQRLLMKYEIPPIYLELEVTENVVITDIELVMNTIIVLQNMGIKVSIDDFGTGYSSLAYLRKLPIDKIKIDQSFIKEVASNDSDLTIVKTMIELSHGLGKRVLAEGVETKEQLQLLRNIGCDAVQGYFISKPIGEEEFTKYLKRK, encoded by the coding sequence ATGGTTGATCTGGCATTTACCCAGAGCTTAATTTATTCTACAGAAACTCTTATTTTTAGTATTCTTGCTTTATTTCTCCTCGCTTATTATCGCGGTTTAGGCCGTCAATATGTCAAATTTTGGATGTTCAGCTTATCAGCGTTAGCGGTTAATCAATTAGCCCTTACCTGTCAGAGTATTTTTAGCGAACAAGAGATCGGTAGTAGTATCGATATTACAATCGCGGTTGTGCGGCAAGTAAGTAACTATTTACATCTTTTATTTTTGTTAGCGGGTGTCTATGCGGCAACGAAGCAAGAAGACTTTCCGCCAAAAATTTTGTCTGTTGGCATTTTTAGTGCTGTAACCCTTGGGGTTGTAGCATCGTTAATGTACGGTTTTGATAGTCAGAGTGTTTTTAATCGTTTTTATCTTCGTGAGAGCCTATCTGCCTTTATTTTTGGCTGTGGCTTTATCGCGACAGCATTCTACTTATATTCATCTGATGTAGAACACTTTTCGGGTAAGGTGCTATTAGTATTTTGTACTTTTGTGGGTGTTAGATTTATTAGCTATTCATTCGCTTCTATTGTGTCATTAACCGAAGATTGGTTTCGCTATGTAACCGAATGTCTAATTTATATCGATATTGGTCTTAACAGTATTTTAGGTTTTATTATATTGATATGGATGCAGGGCTCAGAAAGAAATGTTGCAGCAACAGCTATCAATCGCGCAAAATATCTAGGCAAACATGACCCTTTAACCGGCGTGTTAAACCGTGAACAGGTATTAGAAAAACTGACCAATGAAATGCAAGAGGCTGAAGATAGCACGCAAAAGCTTTGTGTATATTTACTTGATATCAAACGTTTTAAGTTTGTTAATGATACTTATGGTTTAAAAATTGGTGATTTAATTTTAGGTGAAATAGCGCGTCGTCTTAACAGTAGTTTGCTTAAGCCTAAAGTGGTGGGACGCTTAAGCGGTGATTCGTTTATGTACGTCGTTGATTATACCGATGAACAGCAAAAGTTTACGGTAGCAGAGCATATACATGCACTCATTGCGCGACCCTATCAAGTGTCTCAACAAGAAGTGCATTTACAATGTAGCGTCGGCCATTGTGACTTTCCTGGCGATGCGGATAATGCTGATGATTTATTACAAAAGGCGAATTTAGCCTTGTTTCAGGCTGAAAGCCATAATATTCAGACTGTTAAGTATGAAACTGGCATGCAGTCTCAGGGACGACATTTGCTAGCGATGGAAAAAGAAATTCGTAATGCCATCATCAAAAAAGAGTTTGTTTTACACTTTCAGCCGCAACTCAATTTGAAAAATAACCGCTTAGAAAGCGCTGAAGTTTTAGTGCGTTGGCAGCACCCAGAAAAGGGCTTGTTAGCGCCAGGGCAATTTTTTGATGATATTGAAGCACTGAACTTATTTAGTGAGCTAGACAATTATGTCTTAGAGCAAACTTGCCAAACTATTGCTAAATGGTACCAAACCTATAAACGTAGAGTGCCACTGGCAATAAACATTACCGCGGTTGAGTTTCAGGCACACAACTTTGTGAGTAATATTCAGCGCTTGCTAATGAAGTATGAAATTCCACCTATCTATCTTGAATTAGAAGTCACTGAAAACGTTGTTATAACGGATATAGAGCTGGTAATGAACACCATCATAGTGCTGCAAAATATGGGCATTAAAGTTTCTATTGATGACTTTGGTACGGGCTACTCATCTTTGGCATATTTGCGAAAACTACCGATTGATAAAATAAAAATAGATCAGAGTTTTATTAAGGAAGTTGCTTCAAACGATTCTGATTTAACCATTGTTAAAACCATGATTGAATTATCACATGGCCTCGGTAAACGAGTTTTAGCTGAAGGTGTTGAAACCAAAGAACAGTTACAGTTATTACGTAATATAGGTTGTGATGCTGTGCAGGGATATTTTATTAGTAAACCGATAGGTGAAGAAGAATTCACTAAGTACTTAAAGCGTAAATAG
- a CDS encoding gamma-butyrobetaine hydroxylase-like domain-containing protein yields MSKIKRFVINKATGNLSIFIDDASDNQQADINAIDLSFEYLRVFSPSNDKGQPTGATPKVYHKKQVQLVKIESVGTHGYRFIFDDEHSNIYNSDYLQLLALEYQQRWQRYLQSTSTAINSREATIEFKEVK; encoded by the coding sequence ATGAGTAAAATTAAACGTTTTGTTATCAATAAAGCAACAGGTAACTTATCAATATTTATTGATGATGCTAGCGATAACCAGCAAGCTGATATCAATGCTATTGATTTAAGCTTTGAATATTTACGCGTATTTTCTCCAAGCAATGATAAGGGTCAACCTACAGGCGCAACGCCAAAGGTTTATCATAAAAAACAAGTACAACTTGTGAAAATAGAGTCGGTGGGCACACATGGCTATCGATTCATTTTTGATGACGAGCACAGCAATATCTACAATAGCGACTATTTACAGCTACTGGCTCTAGAATATCAACAACGTTGGCAACGTTACCTACAAAGTACTAGCACAGCTATCAATAGCCGAGAAGCCACCATAGAGTTTAAAGAAGTTAAGTAA
- the hslU gene encoding HslU--HslV peptidase ATPase subunit: MSDMTPREIVHELDSHIVGQADAKRAVAIALRNRWRRMQLNEELRAEVTPKNILMIGPTGVGKTEIARRLAKLANAPFIKVEATKFTEVGYVGKEVETIIRDLADMAIKMTKEQEMARVKHLAEEAAEERILDVLLPPARDGFGNDEQADNSSTRQVFRKKLREGQLDDKEIELDLAAPQVGVEIMAPPGMEDMTSQLQNMFQSMSSEKTKKRKLKIKDALKALQEEEAAKIVNQDDIKEKAIYAVEQNGIVFIDEIDKICKRGDSSGPDVSREGVQRDLLPLIEGSTVSTKHGMVKTDHILFIASGAFQMSKPSDLIPELQGRLPIRVELQALTTEDFVRILTEPNASLTEQYIALLATEGVDISFSKEGIQAIANAAWQVNESTENIGARRLHTMMERLIEELSFTANDRSGESILIDAEFVANILSELVKDEDLSRFIL, from the coding sequence ATGTCAGATATGACACCACGTGAAATAGTTCACGAACTCGATAGTCACATTGTTGGCCAAGCCGACGCCAAACGTGCCGTTGCCATAGCGTTGAGAAACCGCTGGCGTAGAATGCAACTTAATGAAGAGTTGCGTGCTGAAGTCACCCCTAAAAACATTTTAATGATTGGTCCAACAGGTGTCGGTAAAACAGAAATTGCCCGACGTCTAGCTAAACTAGCCAATGCACCTTTTATTAAAGTTGAAGCGACAAAATTCACTGAAGTGGGTTATGTCGGTAAAGAAGTCGAAACCATTATCCGTGATCTTGCTGATATGGCGATTAAAATGACCAAAGAGCAGGAAATGGCACGTGTTAAACACTTAGCCGAAGAAGCTGCTGAAGAGCGAATTTTAGATGTATTGCTACCGCCAGCTCGTGATGGTTTTGGTAATGACGAACAAGCTGACAACAGCTCGACTCGCCAAGTTTTCCGTAAGAAATTGCGCGAAGGTCAGCTCGATGATAAAGAGATTGAACTCGACTTAGCTGCGCCACAAGTGGGTGTTGAAATCATGGCACCTCCAGGCATGGAAGACATGACGTCGCAATTGCAAAACATGTTCCAAAGCATGTCTAGCGAAAAAACCAAAAAGCGTAAGCTAAAAATTAAAGATGCTTTAAAAGCTTTGCAAGAAGAAGAAGCGGCAAAAATTGTCAACCAAGATGACATCAAAGAAAAAGCAATCTATGCCGTTGAACAAAATGGCATTGTATTTATTGATGAAATTGACAAAATTTGTAAACGTGGCGATAGCTCAGGCCCTGATGTTTCAAGAGAAGGTGTACAACGAGATTTATTACCATTAATTGAGGGCTCAACGGTTAGCACTAAACACGGTATGGTAAAAACTGACCATATCTTATTTATTGCTTCCGGTGCTTTTCAGATGTCAAAACCGTCTGATTTGATCCCTGAGCTACAAGGTCGTTTACCTATTCGTGTTGAATTACAAGCGCTAACAACTGAAGACTTTGTTCGTATATTAACAGAGCCTAATGCTTCGTTAACTGAGCAATACATTGCATTGCTTGCCACTGAAGGTGTTGATATATCATTTAGTAAAGAGGGTATTCAAGCTATTGCGAATGCTGCTTGGCAAGTTAACGAAAGCACTGAAAACATTGGCGCACGTCGTTTACATACCATGATGGAACGCTTAATTGAAGAGCTTTCATTCACCGCTAATGACCGTTCAGGTGAAAGTATTCTAATTGATGCTGAGTTTGTAGCTAATATTCTATCTGAATTAGTTAAAGATGAAGATTTAAGTCGCTTTATTTTATAA
- the hslV gene encoding ATP-dependent protease subunit HslV codes for MTTIVSVRRNGKVAIGGDGQVSLGNTVMKGNARKVRRLYNGKVLAGFAGGTADAFTLFERFESKLEMHQGHLTKAAVELAKDWRSDRALRKLEALLAVADETASLIITGNGDVIQPENDLIAIGSGGNFAQSAATALLENTELSAKEIVEKSLKIAGDICVFTNQQHVIDEL; via the coding sequence GTGACTACTATTGTTTCTGTCAGACGTAATGGCAAAGTTGCCATTGGTGGTGATGGTCAAGTTTCCCTTGGCAACACTGTAATGAAAGGTAATGCACGCAAAGTGCGCCGTTTATATAATGGCAAAGTACTTGCTGGCTTTGCTGGCGGCACAGCTGATGCATTTACCCTATTTGAACGCTTTGAAAGCAAGCTAGAAATGCACCAAGGTCATTTGACTAAAGCTGCTGTTGAATTAGCAAAAGATTGGCGTAGCGACCGCGCACTACGTAAATTAGAGGCTTTATTGGCTGTTGCTGATGAAACCGCATCTCTAATCATCACCGGTAATGGTGACGTTATTCAGCCAGAAAACGACCTTATCGCGATAGGTAGTGGTGGTAATTTTGCCCAATCAGCGGCAACTGCACTACTTGAGAACACCGAACTTTCTGCGAAAGAAATTGTTGAAAAATCATTAAAAATTGCCGGCGATATTTGTGTATTTACCAATCAGCAACATGTGATTGACGAATTATAA
- a CDS encoding SPOR domain-containing protein, with product MAHQDYVSRSRAKNKKQSPYKKNSEPTQGTSLKVKLIVAFLVVALPSFGYMLWSIKDQQPEAIVAPKVVKVKKANDLPELPEEKWTYVDELKSKEVEVGEYEVKDKGPYKMQCGSFKTRKQAESLKAKIAFAGLEAQVGKSVGTTSTWYKVYLGPYTKKRNAEKDKHKLKNNSVHGCKIWGWD from the coding sequence ATGGCACATCAAGATTACGTTTCCCGCTCGCGAGCAAAGAACAAAAAACAAAGTCCTTACAAGAAAAATTCTGAGCCTACTCAAGGTACCTCTTTGAAAGTAAAGCTGATTGTTGCTTTTCTCGTTGTCGCCTTACCAAGTTTTGGTTATATGTTGTGGAGCATTAAAGACCAGCAACCTGAAGCCATCGTCGCGCCTAAAGTTGTTAAAGTTAAAAAAGCAAACGACCTACCTGAACTGCCGGAAGAAAAATGGACTTACGTTGATGAGCTAAAAAGCAAAGAAGTTGAGGTCGGTGAGTACGAAGTTAAAGACAAAGGCCCTTATAAAATGCAATGTGGTTCGTTTAAAACACGTAAACAAGCCGAGTCATTAAAAGCCAAAATCGCGTTTGCCGGTTTAGAAGCACAAGTAGGTAAGTCTGTTGGTACCACATCGACTTGGTATAAAGTATATCTAGGACCGTATACGAAGAAACGTAACGCTGAAAAAGACAAACATAAACTTAAGAATAATTCCGTACACGGTTGTAAAATCTGGGGTTGGGATTAG